Below is a genomic region from Mesorhizobium sp. NZP2298.
ATCTCGATCGCCGCGGCAATGGGCGGCAATGTCCGTGTCGGGCTGGAAGACAGTCTCTATGATGGCCGCCAATTGGCGAAATCCAATGCCGACCAGGTGCGCCGTATCCGTGGCATTCTCGACGGGCTGTCGCTGGAGGTTGCCACGCCAGCCGAGGCGCGCGACATGCTGGCGCTGAAGGGCGGCGACCGGGTAGCGTTTTGAGGCAAGACCGTGACCAATCCAACCCTCAGTGACGTCCTGATCCGTCCCGGTCGGATCGATGACGCCGAAACCATCCACACCGCGCTTCTCAAACTCGGCACCCATATTGGCGCGCATCAGGAGATCACGTCCACATCAGATGATCTCCGACGCTATGGCTTTGGCGAAAAGCCCGCCTTCTCCACCCTGATGGCTGAAGTCGACGGCGAGTTCGCCGGCCTCTGCCTGCATTTCCCGATCTTTTCGACCTGGATGGGGCGGCCCGGCGTCTATGTGCAGGACCTCTATGTCGAGGACCGCTTTCGCGGCCGCAAGATCGGCGAACGGCTGCTGCGCCGCGTCGCCGCGGACTGCCGGAAAGAAGGCGGCGTCTATCTCAGGCTGTCGGTCGACACCGACAACGAAAGTGCCAAGGCCTTCTACGAGAAGCTTGGCATCGCCTGGTCGAACTACGAACAGACGCAGAAGATCGTCGGCGAAGCCTTCTTTGCCTTCGCCGACGCGCCGGAAGATGGGGGGCAGGAATGAAAGCTTTTTATGCCGAGGAGCAGAAGCGGCACGACCCTAAGGCCTTTCTTTCCAGCGGCGCGCCGCAGCCAAACCCGGAAAAGCCCGAGCGCGTCGCGAGATTGCTAGCCGGCGCAAAATCTGCCGGCTGCACGATCGAGCGACCGCGCAATCACGGGCTCGATCCGATTGCCGCCGTGCATACGCCCGAATATCTCGACTTCCTCGAACATATTTTCGAGCGCTGGCAACGTATCGACGGCGCGTCCGCCGAAGTGATTCCCAACATCCACCCGATCGCACGTAACGGCTCCTATCCAGCCTCGGCGGTTGGCCAGGCCGGCTACCATATGGCCGACACAGCCTGCCCGATCTCGGGCGAGACCTGGCAAAGCGCATTGTGGAGCGCCTGGAGCGCGGTCGAAGCCGCTGAAACGGTAATTGCCGGCGCGCCGGCGGCCTATGCGCTGTGCCGCCCGCCCGGCCATCATGCCTTTGCCGATGTCGCCGGGGGCTTCTGCTTCATCAACAATTCGGCGGTCGCGGCGCAAGCGCTGCGCAAGCAGGCAGCTCGCGTGGCAATCCTCGATGTCGACCTGCACCACGGCAACGGCACGCAAGGCATCTTCTATGCGCGGTCCGATGTGCTCACAGTCTCGCTGCATGCCGATCCGGTGCGCTTCTATCCGTTCTTCTGGGGCCACGCCGACGAGCGCGGCGAAGGCGCGGGCCTCGGCTACAATTTCAACCTGCCGCTGCCGCGCAAATCCGCCGACGCGGCGTTTCTGGAAGCGCTGGCGGTGGCCTTCCAGCGTATCCGCGCCTTTTCACCGGATGCGCTTGTCGTGGCGCTCGGCCTCGACGCCTTCGAGGGCGACCCGTTCGGCGGGCTTTCGGTGACGACGCCCGGCTTCTCACGCATTGGCGAAGCGATCGCAAAGCTTGGCCTGCCGACGGTCATCGTCCAGGAAGGCGGCTATCTCTGCGACGCGCTTGGCGACAATCTCACCGCCTTCCTCACCGGTTTGGGCGGCAAGGCGCGGTGACTGTTCAAGCTAGCGTCAGGAACGCTGCTGCCTGAGCATGGCGATGACCCGATGCACGCTCTCCAGCGTCTCGTCGATCTCGGCCGCCGTATTGTAGTGGGCGATACCGATGCGCACGACGCCCTGTTCGGCTGGAATGCCGAGCTGGTGGACGATCTCCCAGGCGTAGTTGTGGCCTGACCACAGGAAGATGTTCTCGGCATTCATCTGCCGCACGATCGTCTCCGGCACGATGCCGTCGACGGTGAACGAGACCGTCGGCACACGATCGCCGAGCCGCTTCGGATCGGTGATGCCATGGATTGTCAGGCCCGAAATGCCGGACAGGCCATCGATCAGCCTTTGCGCCAGCGGGTTTTCATAGGCGATGGACACTTCGAACGCCTTGGCGATCTTTTGCCTGCGCGAACCACTCTCGCCCACCGCCGCGCCCAGCCCGGCAAAATGATCGACCGCCGCCGTGAGGCCGGCCATCAGCTCGATCTGCGGCGTGCCAAGCTCGAACCGCTCCGGCAGGCCATTGGAGGAGCAGCGGCATTTATAGGGTTTCAAGCCTTCGATGACGTCACGCCGGCCCCACAATATGCCCATATGCGGTCCGAAGAATTTGTAGGCCGAGCAGATCAAAAAATCGCAGCCAAGGTCCTGCACGTCGATCAGGCCATGCGGCGCGAACTGCACGGCGTCGACATAGACCAGGGCGCCGGCTTGTTTTGCGATGGCAGTCAGCGACCTGACCCGGTTGATCGAGCCGGTCAGGTTGCTGGCATAGTTCAATGCGACCAGCCGTGTCTTGTCGGAGAGCAGACCGGCCAGCGTCGCCTCTTCGACCTGCCAGCTCTCTTCATCGAATGGCAGCCAGCGCACGACGAGGCCAAGGTCCTCGGCCAGTTGCAGCCAGGGCGAGACATTGCCCTCGTGATCCATGCGGGTGAGGATGATCTCGTCGCCGGGCTTCAGCGAGCGGCCAAGCGTGCGCGACATATGATAGGTCAGCGTCGTCATATTGGCGCCGATAATGATTTCCTCGGGGCTCGTGGCACCAAGGAAATCGGCCATCGCCTGATGTGCCTCGTCAACCACGGCTTGTGCGGCGACCGTCGTTTCGAAATAGCCGCCGAGATTGGCGTTGGTCGTGAGCAGGCAGCGCGACACCGCATCGGCGACGGCCTGGGGTACCTGCGTGCCGGCCGGGTTGTCGAGATAGATGCGGCGGCGGCCCTTGTCGCTCAGGGAAAGAGCGGGGAATTTTCCACGCACGGCCTCTATCGGAAAGTCCACCATCATCTCCACCCCTTTGTTATTCCTCGATAATCCACCCCTTCCGATCAGGGACAGGGATTGCCGACCCGCTGATGAACCGCATCCACCGCCTTCTGCATCTCTTCGGTCCAGACAACATCCACCGAAGACAATGCCATTTCGAGTTGCGAAATGGTTGTCGCGCCAATGATATTCGACGTGACGAAGGGTCGGCTCGAGACATAGGCGTTGGCGAACAGGGCCGGCTCCAGGCCAAAGGAGCGCGCCAGTTCATTGTATTCTAGCAGCACCGCGGCGGCATTCGGCGTCTCGTAGCGCTGGCCGCGATTGAACAGCTGCGAGCGTGAGCCCTGCGGTCGAGCGCCATGGTCGTATTTGCCGGTCAGATAGCCTTGCGCCAGCGGCGAATAGGCAAGCAATGAGATGTCCTCACGCCCGCAGACCTCGGCGAGGTTCACCTCGAAGGTGCGGTTGACGAGATTGTAGGCGTTCTGGATCGAGTCCACGCGCGGGCCGATCCCCTTGTCGGCCTCCGAGAGGTAACGCATGACGCCCCAGGAACTTTCGTTCGACAGGCCGAAATGGCGGATCTTTCCTGCCTTCACCAATTCATCGAAGACGCCAAGCGTCTCGGCGATCGGCGTTTCGTTGGCTGGTGCGCCGTCGGCATCGGCGCGCCGCGCCACCGCCCCGACACGCGTCGGGTTGGCGCCCCAGGGGATGTCCCGTTCCGGCCAGTGGATCTGGTAGAGATCGAGATAGTCGGTGCCGAGCTTGGCCAGCGACTTGTCGATGGCGTCAAGAATATCAGCGCGCACCAGTTGCGACGGCCTGTCACCGCGAAACCAGTTATTGGCTGTGCGGCCAACGACCTTGGAGGCCAGGATCACCTTGTCGCGGTTGCCCTTGGCCTTCATCCAGCTGCCGATGATCTTTTCCGTCCGCCCTTGCGTCTCCGCCTTGGGCGGGATCGGATAGAGCTCGGCGGTATCGATGAAATTGACGCCGCGCGAAAAAGCCAAATCCATCTGGGCGTGGCCCTCGGCTTCGGTGTTCTGCTGGCCCCAGGTCATCGAACCAAGGCAGATCTGGGTAACAAGAAGATCGGTCCGACCGAGACGGCGTTTGTGCATGAAATTCTGCTCCGGAGGGAAAGCGTGCGCGGGAGGCTGCATCTATAGGGAAAGCCACGGCGCTCTCCAAGCCTCGCCAGGCCGACTTTTGCGTGAACCAGCGCTGGTTAACTAGCGGCGAGCGCCGGCCACGGCGCGGCGCTTGGCCTCGTCGATCAGCATGTTGGCTACCTGCATGCGGATCATGGCGCGCTGGCGCAGATGCGGGGCGACACGATCGGGATGGTTGCTGAAAGCAAAGCTGCGGCGCATGCGGCCGAAATCGGCAACGCCCTTGGGCTTGTCCAGCCCCAGTTCGGCCGCGATCGATTCAGGATCGATCGGCGGCAGTTTTTCCTCAGGCTTGGGTTCCTCGCCAGCAAGGGCCAGTTTGGCGTGGTCGAGCAAGGCGGCGAATTCGCTCGCCAGATCAGCGCCGGCCTCGCGATATTCGGCGGCGGATACTTTTATGCGGCCGGAATGGAGTTCATCGGCAACCGAGAGATAGTCGAATGGAATGGAAGGACGCGCACCGGCCTCGTCGCCCTCGATGCCGTCGCCCTTGTCGGAGGCAACGAAGAGGTCGTCGAGCAGCGAAGCAAAATCGCGCTTGGCGCTGGTAGCGATGTCAGCCTCCCCCTTGCCCGACTGTCAGGTTTCCAGGAACATAGAACGGGCTCGTTAAAAATACATACCACCGATCTTAATGAATTTAGCCATTCGAAGGATCGCGCAGGCGCTCAAACAAAAAGCCGGACTGCACTTTCATGCAGTCCGGAAATTCGCCAGGAGTGGCGAGGAAAAACTGGCCATGTGCCAGCGTCGAAGCCTACGGTTCGTGCGGCCCGGAAGTTTCACTGGGCCGCAAAAAAGTTTTACGAAAATCATCCGGGCATAGCAGGCATGCAAAATGCTGCACTGCACAATTGTCACGATTCACCTATATTGTCAGCCGTGGAGGACCAATCAGGAGCCTGGATCATGGGTTTCTTCACGGAAATGTTCGCCCGGCCGCGTCCACAGGAACATCTGAGATACCGCGCGGCGCTCGCGCTGCTTCACGCGATGAGCAATGCCGACCGCGCCGACATCGGCATCAAGCCCGCCGATTTTCCGCGCATCGCCCGCGAAATGTCCATTCGCTAAGCAGCCTGCGAGATGTTCCGGATCGATCCGGGACACCTTGAAACTTCAGCCGCTCAACGCGATCCCAGGAATGTCGCCTTGCCCAGCGGCACGCCATTGTGGCGAAGGATGTCGTAAGCGGTGGTGAGGTGGAAGTAGAAGTTGGGCATGGCCACATGCAGCAGATACTGCATGCCGCCCAACGTCGTTTCGCGTCCGCCAAGCTTCAACTCGATCACCTTGTCGTCGGAACCGTCGATATCGGCGGCCGAGAACGTTGCCAGAAGCGCGAGCGTCTTGGCTATCCGCGCTTCGAGATCGGCAAAGCTTGCCTCGTTGTCCTCGTATTTCGGCACCTCGCGGCCGGCGAGCCGCGACGGCGCGCCCTTGGCGTGGTCGGTTGCGATCTGCACTTGCCGGGTCAAGGCGAACATGTCGGGCGCAAGCCGTGCCGTCAAAAACACCTGCGGGTCGATCTTGCGGTCAAGCGCGTTTTGTTCGGCAGCCGCCAGCACACTGGAAAGTGCTTTCAGCCGGGCTGAAAACACGGGCACGGATGCCTCATACATCGATATCGTCACGTCAGATCTCCTGTCCGGTCGGAACGCCGGCGGAGCGACGTAGCGCCTCCCCGCACGATTCTTCAAGCGCCGTGGGCTCCGCGTCACCACGCCGCCGCAATCGCCGTGGTAGAATCTGCGTTATCGAGCGGAGATTCCCGATGAGACGCGTCCTTCTCGCAGCGACTTCCCTTCTCTCCCTTGCCATGTCTGGCCAAGCGGCGCTGGCCGTCGATGACACCGCGCCCGAAGCGCCCTATGTCGACGACCGCTCGAGCGCCGAGGCGGTGATCCGCTCCCTCTACAGCGCCATCAACCGGCATGAATTCGCCCGCGCCTGGGGTTACTACGGCGACACGAAGCCAGCTAAGGATTTCGACAGCTTCGTCAAAGGCTATGACGGCACCAACAGGGTGGAAGTCGCGACCGGTGCCATTTCGGACGAAGGTGCCGCAGGCAGCATCTTCTATAACGTCCCTGTCGCCATTCGTGCCACGGACAAGAGCGGCAGCGAGAA
It encodes:
- a CDS encoding GNAT family N-acetyltransferase, producing the protein MTNPTLSDVLIRPGRIDDAETIHTALLKLGTHIGAHQEITSTSDDLRRYGFGEKPAFSTLMAEVDGEFAGLCLHFPIFSTWMGRPGVYVQDLYVEDRFRGRKIGERLLRRVAADCRKEGGVYLRLSVDTDNESAKAFYEKLGIAWSNYEQTQKIVGEAFFAFADAPEDGGQE
- a CDS encoding histone deacetylase family protein; the protein is MKAFYAEEQKRHDPKAFLSSGAPQPNPEKPERVARLLAGAKSAGCTIERPRNHGLDPIAAVHTPEYLDFLEHIFERWQRIDGASAEVIPNIHPIARNGSYPASAVGQAGYHMADTACPISGETWQSALWSAWSAVEAAETVIAGAPAAYALCRPPGHHAFADVAGGFCFINNSAVAAQALRKQAARVAILDVDLHHGNGTQGIFYARSDVLTVSLHADPVRFYPFFWGHADERGEGAGLGYNFNLPLPRKSADAAFLEALAVAFQRIRAFSPDALVVALGLDAFEGDPFGGLSVTTPGFSRIGEAIAKLGLPTVIVQEGGYLCDALGDNLTAFLTGLGGKAR
- a CDS encoding cysteine desulfurase-like protein, yielding MVDFPIEAVRGKFPALSLSDKGRRRIYLDNPAGTQVPQAVADAVSRCLLTTNANLGGYFETTVAAQAVVDEAHQAMADFLGATSPEEIIIGANMTTLTYHMSRTLGRSLKPGDEIILTRMDHEGNVSPWLQLAEDLGLVVRWLPFDEESWQVEEATLAGLLSDKTRLVALNYASNLTGSINRVRSLTAIAKQAGALVYVDAVQFAPHGLIDVQDLGCDFLICSAYKFFGPHMGILWGRRDVIEGLKPYKCRCSSNGLPERFELGTPQIELMAGLTAAVDHFAGLGAAVGESGSRRQKIAKAFEVSIAYENPLAQRLIDGLSGISGLTIHGITDPKRLGDRVPTVSFTVDGIVPETIVRQMNAENIFLWSGHNYAWEIVHQLGIPAEQGVVRIGIAHYNTAAEIDETLESVHRVIAMLRQQRS
- a CDS encoding aldo/keto reductase: MHKRRLGRTDLLVTQICLGSMTWGQQNTEAEGHAQMDLAFSRGVNFIDTAELYPIPPKAETQGRTEKIIGSWMKAKGNRDKVILASKVVGRTANNWFRGDRPSQLVRADILDAIDKSLAKLGTDYLDLYQIHWPERDIPWGANPTRVGAVARRADADGAPANETPIAETLGVFDELVKAGKIRHFGLSNESSWGVMRYLSEADKGIGPRVDSIQNAYNLVNRTFEVNLAEVCGREDISLLAYSPLAQGYLTGKYDHGARPQGSRSQLFNRGQRYETPNAAAVLLEYNELARSFGLEPALFANAYVSSRPFVTSNIIGATTISQLEMALSSVDVVWTEEMQKAVDAVHQRVGNPCP
- a CDS encoding DUF1993 domain-containing protein, which codes for MTISMYEASVPVFSARLKALSSVLAAAEQNALDRKIDPQVFLTARLAPDMFALTRQVQIATDHAKGAPSRLAGREVPKYEDNEASFADLEARIAKTLALLATFSAADIDGSDDKVIELKLGGRETTLGGMQYLLHVAMPNFYFHLTTAYDILRHNGVPLGKATFLGSR